The proteins below come from a single Miscanthus floridulus cultivar M001 chromosome 1, ASM1932011v1, whole genome shotgun sequence genomic window:
- the LOC136547491 gene encoding ABC transporter B family member 20-like isoform X3 — translation MELISSGGNQHALYIVFIAAGVFVAGWIEVSCWILTGERQTAVIRSKYVQVLLNQDMSFFDTYGNNGDIVSQVLSDVLLIQSAISEKVRPKCEVGNYIHNMATFVGGLIVGLLNCWQIALLTLATGPLIVAAGGISNIFLHRLAENIQDAYAEAASIAEQAISYVRTLYAFTNETLAKYSYATSLQATLRYGILISLVQGIGLGFTYGLAICSCALQLWVGRHLIHRKKADGGEVVVALFSVILSGLGLNQAATNFYSFEQGRIAAYRLYEMISRSTSSTNQEGTTLPQVQGNIEFRNVYFSYLSRPEIPILSGFFLTVPARKTVALVGRNGSGKSSIIPLMERFYDPTLGEVLLDGENIKNLKVEWLRSQIGLVTQEPALLSLSIRENIAYGRSATFDQIEEAAKTAHAHGFISSLEKGYETQVGRAGIALTDEQKIKISIARAVLSNPSILLLDEVTGGLDFEAEKAVQEALDVLMLGRSTIIIARRLCLIKNADYIAVMEEGHLVEMGTHDELLNLDGLYAELLRCEEATKLPKRMPTKNSRERKSLQIEDTSVSQYFQESSSPKMAKSPSLQRTHGMLQFWRSDTNRNSHDSPKDRSPPSEQTMDNGIPMVAIETERTPSIKRQDSFEMKLPDLPKVDVHPIQRQSSKNSEPDSPISPLLTSDPKNERSHSQTFSRPQSERDDTSSEQSELDEVQHQKPPSFWRLATLSIAEWPYALLGTIGAAIFGSFNPLLAYTIALIVSAYYQIEIRDMRHEVNRWCLFIVGMGVITVLVNWLQHFYFGIMGEKMTERIRRMMFSAMLRNEVGWFDKEENNADTLSMRLANDATFVRAAFSNRLSIFIQDTAAVSVALLIGMLLGWRVALVALATLPVLVISAIAQKLWLAGFSRGIQEMHRKASLVLEDAVRNIYTVVAFCAGDKIMELYRLHLGKILKQSLVQGLAIGFGFGLSQFLLFACNALLLWYTAISVDQQRLTIATGLKEYILFSFASFALVEPFGLAPYILKRRKSLTSVFEIIDREPKIDPDDTTGLKPPNVYGSIEFKNVDFSYPARPDILVLSNFNLKVSVGQTVAVVGVSGSGKSTVISLIERFYDPVSGQVLLDGRDLKSFNLRWLRSHMGLIQQDPVIFSTTIRENIIYARHNATEAEMKEAARIANAHHFISSLPHGYDTHVGMRGVDLTPGQKQRIAIARVVLKNAPILLLDEASSAIESESSRVVQEALDTLVMGNKTTILIAHRAAMMKHVDNIVVLNGGRIVEQGTHDSLMDQNGLYVRLMQPHFGKGLRQHRLM, via the exons ATGGAACTCATTTCCTCAGGGGGTAACCAA CATGCCTTGTATATTGTCTTTATTGCTGCTGGTGTTTTCGTTGCAGGATGGATAG AGGTATCATGTTGGATTCTAACCGGGGAACGGCAGACTGCTGTCATCAGATCAAAATATGTTCAGGTTTTGCTAAATCAAGACATGAGTTTTTTTGATACATATGGTAACAATGGAGATATTGTTAGTCAAGTGCTCAGTGATGTATTGCTCATTCAGTCAGCTATAAGCGAGAAAGTAAGACCAAAGTGTGAA GTTGGGAACTACATACATAATATGGCTACATTTGTTGGTGGTCTCATTGTTGGCCTTCTGAATTGTTGGCAAATAGCACTTCTAACTCTTGCCACTGGACCCTTGATTGTTGCAGCAGGAGGAATATCTAACATATTCCTTCATAGGCTGGCTGAAAACATTCAAGATGCATATGCCGAAGCGGCTAGCATTGCTGAACAG GCCATCTCATACGTCAGGACACTGTATGCTTTTACAAATGAAACTCTTGCAAAGTACTCCTATGCTACCTCACTTCAAGCCACACTTAGATATGGAATTCTGATTAGCCTTGTCCAAGGGATTGGTCTTGGATTTACATATGGACTCGCCATTTGCTCTTGTGCTTTGCAACTTTGGGTTGGAAGACATCTGATCCATCGCAAAAAAGCTGATGGTGGTGAAGTTGTGGTAGCTTTATTCTCTGTAATTCTGAGCGGCCT TGGTTTGAATCAAGCAGCTACAAACTTCTATTCATTTGAGCAAGGGCGCATTGCTGCTTATAGACTATATGAGATGATTAGTCGTTCAACTTCCAGCACCAATCAAGAAGGGACAACCTTACCCCAGGTGCAGGGGAATATTGAATTTCGAAATGTGTACTTTAGCTACCTGTCTCGTCCTGAAATCCCAATATTAAGTGGTTTCTTCCTCACTGTACCGGCGAGAAAAACTGTGGCACTTGTTGGTAGAAATGGCTCGGGGAAAAGCAGTATAATTCCTCTGATGGAGAGATTCTATGACCCAACATTAG GTGAAGTTCTTTTGGATGGGGAAAACATAAAAAATTTGAAAGTAGAATGGTTAAGAAGCCAAATTGGTCTGGTCACACAAGAACCAGCCTTATTGAGTTTGAGCATTCGGGAAAATATTGCTTATGGAAGATCTGCTACCTTTGATCAGATAGAAGAGGCAGCAAAAACAGCCCATGCCCATGGGTTCATCAGTTCACTTGAAAAGGGGTATGAAACCCAG GTTGGTCGAGCTGGTATAGCACTCACTGATGAACAGAAGATCAAAATTTCTATTGCTCGTGCTGTGCTTTCGAATCCATCCATTCTGTTGCTTGATGAGGTCACGGGAGGACTTGATTTTGAAGCTGAAAAGGCTGTACAAGAAGCATTAGATGTTCTCATGTTGGGAAGGTCAACCATTATAATTGCTAGACGTCTTTGCCTCATTAAAAATGCTGATTATATAGCTGTAATGGAGGAGGGTCATCTTGTTGAAATGGGGACACATGATGAACTTCTAAACTTGGATGGGCTGTACGCTGAGCTTTTAAGGTGTGAGGAAGCAACAAAACTTCCCAAAAG GATGCCTACCAAGAACAGCAGGGAGCGTAAGTCGCTCCAAATTGAGGACACATCAGTGAGCCAATACTTTCAAGAATCGTCCTCTCCTAAGATGGCAAAATCACCTTCACTACAAAGGACACATGGCATGCTTCAATTTTGGCGATCAGATACAAACAGAAACTCTCATGATTCACCAAAGGATCGAAGTCCACCTTCAGAACAAACTATGGACAACGGGATACCTATGGTTGCAATTGAAACTGAAAGAACACCGTCCATTAAGAGACAGGAtagttttgaaatgaaattaCCTGATCTTCCTAAAGTTGATGTCCATCCTATACAGCGGCAGTCATCTAAGAATTCAGAACCTGACTCACCCATATCTCCTCTTTTGACTTCTGATCCTAAGAATGAGCGTTCACATTCACAAACTTTTAGCAGACCACAGAGTGAACGAGATGATACGAGTTCTGAACAGAGTGAACTGGATGAGGTTCAGCACCAGAAACCTCCATCTTTTTGGCGtcttgcaacacttagtattgCTGAATGGCCTTATGCTCTTTTAGGTACAATTGGTGCTGCTATATTTGGCTCATTTAATCCACTGCTTGCTTACACAATAGCACTTATAGTGTCAGCATACTATCAAATAGAAATCCGTGATATGCGCCACGAAGTGAACAGATGGTGTTTATTCATAGTAGGCATGGGTGTTATTACAGTGCTGGTCAACTGGTTGCAACATTTCTATTTTGGAATAATGGGGGAGAAGATGACTGAGCGCATAAGAAGGATGATGTTCTCAG CAATGCTACGCAATGAAGTTGGATGGTTTGACAAAGAGGAGAACAATGCTGATACACTGTCCATGCGCCTCGCAAATGATGCTACATTTGTCCGTGCTGCCTTCAGTAACCGGCTTTCCATATTTATACAAGACACTGCTGCAGTATCTGTGGCCCTCCTTATTGGAATGTTGTTGGGATGGCGGGTGGCACTTGTTGCACTTGCAACTTTGCCAGTTCTTGTCATATCTGCTATTGCACAG AAATTGTGGCTTGCTGGCTTCTCAAGAGGAATCCAGGAAATGCATAGAAAGGCTTCGTTAGTGCTTGAAGATGCAGTGCGGAACATATACACTGTAGTAGCATTCTGTGCTGGGGATAAGATAATGGAACTGTACAGACTACATCTTGGCAAGATACTAAAACAAAGTCTTGTGCAAGGACTGGCTATAGGTTTTGGCTTTGGTCTCTCCCAGTTCCTTCTTTTTGCCTGCAATGCCCTGCTTCTTTGGTACACTGCTATTTCTGTTGACCAACAACGTCTGACAATAGCCACAGGACTAAAAGAGTACATTCTGTTTTCATTTGCATCATTCGCATTGGTGGAGCCATTTGGACTTGCACCTTACATTCTTAAAAGGAGGAAATCTCTTACGTCAGTATTTGAAATTATTGACCGTGAGCCAAAGATTGATCCTGATGATACCACCGGCTTGAAACCACCCAATGTCTACGGAAGCATTGAATTCAAGAATGTTGATTTCTCTTATCCTGCTCGCCCGGACATTCTTGTGCTGAGTAATTTTAATCTTAAAGTGAGTGTTGGGCAGACAGTTGCAGTTGTTGGGGTTTCAGGATCTGGGAAAAGCACCGTTATTTCTTTGATTGAGAGATTCTATGACCCTGTTTCTGGCCAAGTTCTACTGGATGGTCGAGATCTGAAATCATTTAACCTTAGATGGTTGCGTAGCCACATGGGACTGATTCAGCAAGATCCAGTTATTTTCTCAACGACCATAAGAGAAAACATTATTTATGCAAGGCACAATGCAACAGAGGCTGAGATGAAGGAAGCGGCAAGGATAGCAAATGCTCATCATTTCATCAGCAGCTTGCCACATGGATATGACACTCATGTGGGAATGAGAGGGGTTGATCTAACACCTGGGCAAAAGCAACgaattgccattgctagggtGGTTTTGAAGAATGCGCCTATATTGTTGTTGGATGAGGCCAGCTCTGCAATCGAGTCCGAATCAAGTAGAGTGGTACAAGAAGCTCTCGACACTCTGGTCATGGGTAACAAGACAACAATTCTCATTGCCCACAGGGCAgcaatgatgaagcatgtggatAACATTGTTGTCCTAAATGGTGGTAGGATAGTTGAGCAGGGCACACATGACTCTCTGATGGACCAGAACGGTCTATATGTTAGATTGATGCAACCCCATTTTGGCAAGGGCCTTCGCCAGCATCGGCTAATGTAA
- the LOC136547491 gene encoding ABC transporter B family member 20-like isoform X2: MVPTGLFGWASPHVQPLTPVSEVSEPPESPSPYGDGPAGDAGVGAREGEGAGAGEEEVEDDEVEPPPAAVSFWRLFEFADGVDWALMAAGALAAAAHGAALVVYLHYFGRALNFLDSERVGSSLYGRSDELLRRFKEHALYIVFIAAGVFVAGWIEVSCWILTGERQTAVIRSKYVQVLLNQDMSFFDTYGNNGDIVSQVLSDVLLIQSAISEKVGNYIHNMATFVGGLIVGLLNCWQIALLTLATGPLIVAAGGISNIFLHRLAENIQDAYAEAASIAEQAISYVRTLYAFTNETLAKYSYATSLQATLRYGILISLVQGIGLGFTYGLAICSCALQLWVGRHLIHRKKADGGEVVVALFSVILSGLGLNQAATNFYSFEQGRIAAYRLYEMISRSTSSTNQEGTTLPQVQGNIEFRNVYFSYLSRPEIPILSGFFLTVPARKTVALVGRNGSGKSSIIPLMERFYDPTLGEVLLDGENIKNLKVEWLRSQIGLVTQEPALLSLSIRENIAYGRSATFDQIEEAAKTAHAHGFISSLEKGYETQVGRAGIALTDEQKIKISIARAVLSNPSILLLDEVTGGLDFEAEKAVQEALDVLMLGRSTIIIARRLCLIKNADYIAVMEEGHLVEMGTHDELLNLDGLYAELLRCEEATKLPKRMPTKNSRERKSLQIEDTSVSQYFQESSSPKMAKSPSLQRTHGMLQFWRSDTNRNSHDSPKDRSPPSEQTMDNGIPMVAIETERTPSIKRQDSFEMKLPDLPKVDVHPIQRQSSKNSEPDSPISPLLTSDPKNERSHSQTFSRPQSERDDTSSEQSELDEVQHQKPPSFWRLATLSIAEWPYALLGTIGAAIFGSFNPLLAYTIALIVSAYYQIEIRDMRHEVNRWCLFIVGMGVITVLVNWLQHFYFGIMGEKMTERIRRMMFSAMLRNEVGWFDKEENNADTLSMRLANDATFVRAAFSNRLSIFIQDTAAVSVALLIGMLLGWRVALVALATLPVLVISAIAQKLWLAGFSRGIQEMHRKASLVLEDAVRNIYTVVAFCAGDKIMELYRLHLGKILKQSLVQGLAIGFGFGLSQFLLFACNALLLWYTAISVDQQRLTIATGLKEYILFSFASFALVEPFGLAPYILKRRKSLTSVFEIIDREPKIDPDDTTGLKPPNVYGSIEFKNVDFSYPARPDILVLSNFNLKVSVGQTVAVVGVSGSGKSTVISLIERFYDPVSGQVLLDGRDLKSFNLRWLRSHMGLIQQDPVIFSTTIRENIIYARHNATEAEMKEAARIANAHHFISSLPHGYDTHVGMRGVDLTPGQKQRIAIARVVLKNAPILLLDEASSAIESESSRVVQEALDTLVMGNKTTILIAHRAAMMKHVDNIVVLNGGRIVEQGTHDSLMDQNGLYVRLMQPHFGKGLRQHRLM; the protein is encoded by the exons CATGCCTTGTATATTGTCTTTATTGCTGCTGGTGTTTTCGTTGCAGGATGGATAG AGGTATCATGTTGGATTCTAACCGGGGAACGGCAGACTGCTGTCATCAGATCAAAATATGTTCAGGTTTTGCTAAATCAAGACATGAGTTTTTTTGATACATATGGTAACAATGGAGATATTGTTAGTCAAGTGCTCAGTGATGTATTGCTCATTCAGTCAGCTATAAGCGAGAAA GTTGGGAACTACATACATAATATGGCTACATTTGTTGGTGGTCTCATTGTTGGCCTTCTGAATTGTTGGCAAATAGCACTTCTAACTCTTGCCACTGGACCCTTGATTGTTGCAGCAGGAGGAATATCTAACATATTCCTTCATAGGCTGGCTGAAAACATTCAAGATGCATATGCCGAAGCGGCTAGCATTGCTGAACAG GCCATCTCATACGTCAGGACACTGTATGCTTTTACAAATGAAACTCTTGCAAAGTACTCCTATGCTACCTCACTTCAAGCCACACTTAGATATGGAATTCTGATTAGCCTTGTCCAAGGGATTGGTCTTGGATTTACATATGGACTCGCCATTTGCTCTTGTGCTTTGCAACTTTGGGTTGGAAGACATCTGATCCATCGCAAAAAAGCTGATGGTGGTGAAGTTGTGGTAGCTTTATTCTCTGTAATTCTGAGCGGCCT TGGTTTGAATCAAGCAGCTACAAACTTCTATTCATTTGAGCAAGGGCGCATTGCTGCTTATAGACTATATGAGATGATTAGTCGTTCAACTTCCAGCACCAATCAAGAAGGGACAACCTTACCCCAGGTGCAGGGGAATATTGAATTTCGAAATGTGTACTTTAGCTACCTGTCTCGTCCTGAAATCCCAATATTAAGTGGTTTCTTCCTCACTGTACCGGCGAGAAAAACTGTGGCACTTGTTGGTAGAAATGGCTCGGGGAAAAGCAGTATAATTCCTCTGATGGAGAGATTCTATGACCCAACATTAG GTGAAGTTCTTTTGGATGGGGAAAACATAAAAAATTTGAAAGTAGAATGGTTAAGAAGCCAAATTGGTCTGGTCACACAAGAACCAGCCTTATTGAGTTTGAGCATTCGGGAAAATATTGCTTATGGAAGATCTGCTACCTTTGATCAGATAGAAGAGGCAGCAAAAACAGCCCATGCCCATGGGTTCATCAGTTCACTTGAAAAGGGGTATGAAACCCAG GTTGGTCGAGCTGGTATAGCACTCACTGATGAACAGAAGATCAAAATTTCTATTGCTCGTGCTGTGCTTTCGAATCCATCCATTCTGTTGCTTGATGAGGTCACGGGAGGACTTGATTTTGAAGCTGAAAAGGCTGTACAAGAAGCATTAGATGTTCTCATGTTGGGAAGGTCAACCATTATAATTGCTAGACGTCTTTGCCTCATTAAAAATGCTGATTATATAGCTGTAATGGAGGAGGGTCATCTTGTTGAAATGGGGACACATGATGAACTTCTAAACTTGGATGGGCTGTACGCTGAGCTTTTAAGGTGTGAGGAAGCAACAAAACTTCCCAAAAG GATGCCTACCAAGAACAGCAGGGAGCGTAAGTCGCTCCAAATTGAGGACACATCAGTGAGCCAATACTTTCAAGAATCGTCCTCTCCTAAGATGGCAAAATCACCTTCACTACAAAGGACACATGGCATGCTTCAATTTTGGCGATCAGATACAAACAGAAACTCTCATGATTCACCAAAGGATCGAAGTCCACCTTCAGAACAAACTATGGACAACGGGATACCTATGGTTGCAATTGAAACTGAAAGAACACCGTCCATTAAGAGACAGGAtagttttgaaatgaaattaCCTGATCTTCCTAAAGTTGATGTCCATCCTATACAGCGGCAGTCATCTAAGAATTCAGAACCTGACTCACCCATATCTCCTCTTTTGACTTCTGATCCTAAGAATGAGCGTTCACATTCACAAACTTTTAGCAGACCACAGAGTGAACGAGATGATACGAGTTCTGAACAGAGTGAACTGGATGAGGTTCAGCACCAGAAACCTCCATCTTTTTGGCGtcttgcaacacttagtattgCTGAATGGCCTTATGCTCTTTTAGGTACAATTGGTGCTGCTATATTTGGCTCATTTAATCCACTGCTTGCTTACACAATAGCACTTATAGTGTCAGCATACTATCAAATAGAAATCCGTGATATGCGCCACGAAGTGAACAGATGGTGTTTATTCATAGTAGGCATGGGTGTTATTACAGTGCTGGTCAACTGGTTGCAACATTTCTATTTTGGAATAATGGGGGAGAAGATGACTGAGCGCATAAGAAGGATGATGTTCTCAG CAATGCTACGCAATGAAGTTGGATGGTTTGACAAAGAGGAGAACAATGCTGATACACTGTCCATGCGCCTCGCAAATGATGCTACATTTGTCCGTGCTGCCTTCAGTAACCGGCTTTCCATATTTATACAAGACACTGCTGCAGTATCTGTGGCCCTCCTTATTGGAATGTTGTTGGGATGGCGGGTGGCACTTGTTGCACTTGCAACTTTGCCAGTTCTTGTCATATCTGCTATTGCACAG AAATTGTGGCTTGCTGGCTTCTCAAGAGGAATCCAGGAAATGCATAGAAAGGCTTCGTTAGTGCTTGAAGATGCAGTGCGGAACATATACACTGTAGTAGCATTCTGTGCTGGGGATAAGATAATGGAACTGTACAGACTACATCTTGGCAAGATACTAAAACAAAGTCTTGTGCAAGGACTGGCTATAGGTTTTGGCTTTGGTCTCTCCCAGTTCCTTCTTTTTGCCTGCAATGCCCTGCTTCTTTGGTACACTGCTATTTCTGTTGACCAACAACGTCTGACAATAGCCACAGGACTAAAAGAGTACATTCTGTTTTCATTTGCATCATTCGCATTGGTGGAGCCATTTGGACTTGCACCTTACATTCTTAAAAGGAGGAAATCTCTTACGTCAGTATTTGAAATTATTGACCGTGAGCCAAAGATTGATCCTGATGATACCACCGGCTTGAAACCACCCAATGTCTACGGAAGCATTGAATTCAAGAATGTTGATTTCTCTTATCCTGCTCGCCCGGACATTCTTGTGCTGAGTAATTTTAATCTTAAAGTGAGTGTTGGGCAGACAGTTGCAGTTGTTGGGGTTTCAGGATCTGGGAAAAGCACCGTTATTTCTTTGATTGAGAGATTCTATGACCCTGTTTCTGGCCAAGTTCTACTGGATGGTCGAGATCTGAAATCATTTAACCTTAGATGGTTGCGTAGCCACATGGGACTGATTCAGCAAGATCCAGTTATTTTCTCAACGACCATAAGAGAAAACATTATTTATGCAAGGCACAATGCAACAGAGGCTGAGATGAAGGAAGCGGCAAGGATAGCAAATGCTCATCATTTCATCAGCAGCTTGCCACATGGATATGACACTCATGTGGGAATGAGAGGGGTTGATCTAACACCTGGGCAAAAGCAACgaattgccattgctagggtGGTTTTGAAGAATGCGCCTATATTGTTGTTGGATGAGGCCAGCTCTGCAATCGAGTCCGAATCAAGTAGAGTGGTACAAGAAGCTCTCGACACTCTGGTCATGGGTAACAAGACAACAATTCTCATTGCCCACAGGGCAgcaatgatgaagcatgtggatAACATTGTTGTCCTAAATGGTGGTAGGATAGTTGAGCAGGGCACACATGACTCTCTGATGGACCAGAACGGTCTATATGTTAGATTGATGCAACCCCATTTTGGCAAGGGCCTTCGCCAGCATCGGCTAATGTAA